The following is a genomic window from Sebaldella sp. S0638.
CTGTTTATCCCGGCTTTTATATATTCCTGAAAATCTTTGATGCTGTAATCCAGTGGATTTATTTCAGCTGTCACCTCTGCATTATCTCTTATTTTCAACTCGGATAATATTCTAGCAAAGTTCCCAGCACCGATCAATCCGGGAGTCCCCCCGCCAAAATAGACTGTATCGTAGTAGTACACCGGATACAGTCTGCTTTCCTTTATTATGTAATCTGTATATCTGTCTATTTCATGTCCCATATTTATAAATGTCCAAAAATCGCAGTAAAAACATTTTTTGTCACAAAACGGGATATGAATATATAATGCATCCATAAAATTACCTATATTTCCAAAGTTTTTGTAAAATCTTTCATAGTTTTATCCAGTTTATCCTGCACTGCTTTTTCAGATTTTTCATTTACACTGAAATAAAACTTGATTTTCGGCTCAGTTCCTGAAGGTCTTGCCGTAATGTATGTATCATCTTCAAGAATAAACTGTATTACATTTTCCACAGGAAGATTAATATCTTTCTCTTCATTTGTTTCATAATTATACTCTTTTTTCAGCTTAAAATCTTTTTTGATTTTTATTTTTTTATCCAGCAGTGTATCTTTTACATTTTCACGAAGATCTGTCATAAGGGCTCCCATTTTTTCTATCCCGTCTTTTCCAGCGAGAGTCACCGATTCTATTCCTTCAAGATAAAAACCATGTTTTTCATAGAATTTTTCCAGCTCTTCTGGAATACTTGTACCTTCTGAATGATAAAAAGCCGCCATTTCTGCTATAATAAGGCTTGTTACTATGGCATCCTTATCTCTTGCATGTGTACCTATAAGATAACCGTAGCTCTCCTCAAAGCCGAACAGATATGTTCCGTCGATTTCCTTTGATTCAAACTGTCTTATTTTTTCACCTATATACTTGAAACCTGTAAGTGTCTTAATCACTCCTACATTTTCTGCAGCTCCTATTTTATCTATCATTGGTGTAGAAACTACTGTTGTTATTACCTTTGCGTTAGACGGAATATTCTTTTTATTATTTAACAAATATTGCAAAATCAAAAGTCCCATTTGATTCCCGTTTGGATAATACCATTCTCCGGCTTTTGTTTTTACAGCTATTCCAATTCTGTCTGCATCAGGATCATTTGCCATTACAAGGTTAGCCCCTATACTGTCTGCGAGCTTTATTCCCAATTCAAAAACAGGTTTTTCTTCAGGATTGGCATACTTTACAGTAGGAAAAGTCCCGTCAGGCTCTATCTGCTCTTTTACAGCGGTTACATCAAAATTCAGTTCTCCCAGCACTCTCATTACAGGTCTTCCCCCTGTACCATGAAGCGGTGTGTAAACTATTTTGAAATTTTCTTTTCCTTTTATATCTTTATTTATTACCTGAGTTTTTATTGCATCTATGTATAAGTCGTCTATTTTTTCATCTAAAACAATAATAAGTCCTTTTTCTTTGGCTTCTTTTTCTGACATAAGCTTAATCTCATCAAAGCCATTTATTTTATTTACTTCATTAACTATTCCAGAAGCATGAGGTTCTACTACCTGAGCACCATCTTCCCAATATGCTTTATATCCGTTATATTCTACCGGATTATGACTCGCAGTAACTACTACTCCAGCCATACATCCCATTTCTCTTACACCAAACGAAAGTTCCGGTGTTGATCTGAGACTTTTATAAATATATGCTTTTATTCCATTGCCTGCCATAACTCTCGCTGTATTCATCGCATATTCCACAGAACCAATTCTACAGTCATGTGCTATTATTATCCCTTTTTTTACAGCTTCTTCCTTATTCACTGACATCATATAGTTCGCCAGTCCCTGAGTTGCTTTTCTTATCACATATTTATTAATTCTGTTAGTTCCTACTCCTCTGATCCCTCTGATTCCACCTGTACCAAATGTAAGATCCTTATAAAATCTTTCCTCTATTTCTTTGGCGTCATCTTTTATATTCTCCAATTCCTTTTTGTCTTCCTCATCAATAAAGTCTGAATGAAGCCACTCGTTATATCTTTGAATATAATTTTCCATGTTATCCTCCTGAATTCTAATTCTCTTTCTTTTTAATTCTACCACATTTTTATGAATCTACAAAGATTTTTATAGTTCAAAAAATAAAATGAAAGCTGCCCCTGCTTTTCCCGTTTATTTCTTCTCTGCTTTTCCCTTGTATTTATCACTTTTTCTTAAATGTCTGT
Proteins encoded in this region:
- a CDS encoding phospho-sugar mutase, with product MENYIQRYNEWLHSDFIDEEDKKELENIKDDAKEIEERFYKDLTFGTGGIRGIRGVGTNRINKYVIRKATQGLANYMMSVNKEEAVKKGIIIAHDCRIGSVEYAMNTARVMAGNGIKAYIYKSLRSTPELSFGVREMGCMAGVVVTASHNPVEYNGYKAYWEDGAQVVEPHASGIVNEVNKINGFDEIKLMSEKEAKEKGLIIVLDEKIDDLYIDAIKTQVINKDIKGKENFKIVYTPLHGTGGRPVMRVLGELNFDVTAVKEQIEPDGTFPTVKYANPEEKPVFELGIKLADSIGANLVMANDPDADRIGIAVKTKAGEWYYPNGNQMGLLILQYLLNNKKNIPSNAKVITTVVSTPMIDKIGAAENVGVIKTLTGFKYIGEKIRQFESKEIDGTYLFGFEESYGYLIGTHARDKDAIVTSLIIAEMAAFYHSEGTSIPEELEKFYEKHGFYLEGIESVTLAGKDGIEKMGALMTDLRENVKDTLLDKKIKIKKDFKLKKEYNYETNEEKDINLPVENVIQFILEDDTYITARPSGTEPKIKFYFSVNEKSEKAVQDKLDKTMKDFTKTLEI